One Cheilinus undulatus linkage group 22, ASM1832078v1, whole genome shotgun sequence DNA window includes the following coding sequences:
- the LOC121504660 gene encoding kelch repeat-containing protein has product MDEFGVFAVFGVNGPPQRLLSADGSSRVAVAVPASVRQVVLFSSGLWGDRVCVNAELNDADRMPITIGKLTPYNKCLSWEQWEEETWTGSVILNVTLEGGNLAKSSFCEPELILAVTEYTPKDTVAPLGVRELNGKRKRERLSEEEGDENKIKKGDEENVCLNGSMAEKTTPVRKGKSQIKGGQKLFSNGGDAKKIKETGGVQGTVGRTPPQSSARTKSRQAKTPTQPAPLVSPSGRWGQTLCPIDAQTAILIGGQGARMQFCKDPMWKLCTEDMSWVAAETLAEGPTPEARIGHTAIYDPDSRRIFVFGGSKNKKWFNDVHILDTESWKWTMVEAQGKVPPLAYHSCSMFRGELFVLGGVFPRPNPEPDGCSDSLYIFDPNLSIWYQPIVTGEAPSPRSGHSACVMQGRKIYVFGGWDTPVCYNDMYMLDLGLMEFSAVETTGKPPSPRSWHGSAVLSDTKFLIHGGYNGNNALSDAFIFDIDTNSWTEMTLPQLAVPRAGHSIITMVTSSHHRFSEEDEDRVQSAVSAGRTLLVFGGGDNEGNFYSDLTTVAVEELLHAI; this is encoded by the exons ATGGATGAATTCGGAGTTTTTGCAGTATTTGGTGTCAACGGTCCGCCTCAACGGCTGCTGAG TGCTGATGGTTCGTCTCGAGTCGCTGTTGCAGTTCCCGCAAGTGTCCGCCAGGTGGTGCTGTTTAGTAGTGGACTGTGGGGGGACAGGGTCTGCGTCAACGCAGAGCTCAACGACGCTGACAGGATGCCCATAACTATTGGAAAGCTCACTCCTTACAACAA GTGTCTGTCATGGGAGCAGTGGGAAGAGGAGACGTGGACGGGCAGTGTTATACTAAATGTCACCCTGGAAGGAGGAAACCTG GCAAAATCCAGTTTTTGTGAACCAGAGCTCATCTTGGCTGTGACAGAATACACACCAAAG GACACTGTAGCTCCTCTCGGTGTACGTGAGCTCAATGgtaagaggaagagagagcgTCTTTCAGAGGAAGAGGGTGACGAGAATAAGATCAAGAAAGGGGACGAGGAAAATGTGTGCCTAAATGGCAGCATGGCAGAGAAGACCACACCTGTGCgaaaaggaaaaagtcaaatcaaAGGGGGGCAGAAGCTGTTCAGTAATGGAGGAGATGCAAAAAAGATCAAGGAAACAG GAGGGGTGCAGGGGACTGTAGGAAGAACGCCTCCTCAGAGTTCAGCTAGGACAAAGAGTAGGCAGGCAAAGACTCCCACACAGCCTG CCCCATTGGTCAGCCCATCAGGTCGCTGGGGTCAGACTCTTTGTCCGATTGATGCTCAAACGGCTATTCTGATTGGAGGACAGGGAGCCAGGATGCAGTTCTGCAAAGATCCCATGTGGAAGCTCTGCACAG AGGACATGTCCTGGGTTGCAGCTGAGACTTTGGCAGAGGGTCCAACACCAGAGGCAAGAATTGGACACACAGCCATCTACGACCCAGACTCGAGGCGTATCTTTGTGTTTGGAGGCTCCAAGAACAAGAAATGGTTCAATGACGTACACATTCTGGACACAGAGAGCTGGAAGTGGACCATGGTGGAG GCTCAAGGTAAAGTTCCTCCTCTGGCGTACCACAGTTGCAGTATGTTTCGAGGTGAGCTGTTTGTCCTTGGAGGGGTGTTTCCCCGCCCAAACCCAGAGCCTGATGGCTGTAGTGACTCTCTGTACATCTTTGACCCCAACCTGTCCATCTGGTACCAGCCTATTGTAACTGGAGAGGCACCCTCCCCTCGCTCCGG TCACTCTGCGTGCGTGATGCAGGGAAGGAAGATCTACGTGTTTGGTGGATGGGACACTCCTGTCTGCTACAATGACATGTACATGTTAGACCTCG GTCTGATGGAATTTTCTGCTGTTGAAACGACCGGGAAGCCCCCTTCTCCTCGAAG ttGGCATGGGAGTGCTGTGCTCTCAGACACAAAGTTCCTGATCCATGGAGGTTATAATGGAAACAACGCTCTCAGTGATGCTTTCATCTTTGATATAG ACACCAACAGCTGGACAGAAATGACGCTCCCTCAGCTCGCTGTCCCCAGGGCGGGGCACTCCATCATCACCATGGTGACATCCAGTCACCACCGTTTCTCagaggaggatgaagacagAGTGCAGAGTGCAGTATCTGCTGGCAGAACTTTGCTGGTGTTTGGAGGTGGAGACAACGAGGGCAACTTCTACTCCGACCTGACGACAGTAGCTGTGGAGGAACTGCTCCATGCTATTTAA